In Bradyrhizobium lablabi, one DNA window encodes the following:
- a CDS encoding recombinase family protein yields the protein MSRKELTKAIAYFRTSSETNVGADKDTLQRQHQAVAKYAQSAGYELIAEYSDDGIKGADPVDQRPGFADMMKHIAGNGVRTIIVETASRFARDLIVQETGWRYLKDAGITLIAADSPDAFLDDTPTAVMIRQILGSVSQFEKAMLVAKLKGARDRKKAATGKCGGRKNYEERNPEMVALAKKLARYTVNGRKRSLRDVAAELEAAGHTTADGKRYAATAVSRMISA from the coding sequence ATGTCTCGCAAAGAGTTGACAAAGGCTATTGCCTACTTCCGCACCTCCTCAGAGACCAATGTTGGGGCCGACAAGGACACCCTGCAGCGCCAGCACCAGGCCGTCGCCAAATATGCCCAGAGTGCCGGCTATGAGCTGATCGCCGAATACAGCGACGACGGCATCAAGGGCGCCGACCCCGTCGACCAACGGCCAGGCTTCGCCGACATGATGAAACATATCGCCGGCAACGGCGTGCGCACCATCATCGTTGAGACCGCGAGCCGATTTGCACGTGACCTGATCGTGCAGGAGACAGGCTGGCGATACCTGAAGGATGCCGGCATCACGCTGATCGCGGCGGACAGCCCCGACGCTTTCCTCGATGACACGCCAACGGCCGTGATGATCCGCCAGATCCTTGGCTCAGTCAGCCAATTCGAGAAGGCCATGCTGGTGGCCAAGCTGAAGGGCGCGCGCGATCGAAAGAAGGCTGCTACTGGCAAGTGCGGCGGCCGCAAGAACTATGAGGAGCGGAATCCTGAGATGGTTGCCCTGGCGAAGAAGCTGGCGCGTTACACCGTTAACGGACGCAAGCGGTCCCTACGCGACGTTGCGGCTGAGCTAGAGGCTGCGGGCCACACCACGGCCGACGGCAAGCGTTATGCCGCGACGGCAGTGTCGCGCATGATCTCTGCGTAG
- a CDS encoding site-specific DNA-methyltransferase: MPNYRNPASTGRAVPRPRFISRKAYPTQKPVVLLDRIIQASSNPGDVILDPFCGCGTSLESAQKNGRHWIGIDVAHYAMTLIEGRLKAKYLLGGSRRNQRNTVDRRENSDAF; the protein is encoded by the coding sequence ATGCCTAATTATCGAAACCCAGCTTCGACCGGACGTGCTGTACCCAGGCCCAGATTTATCTCGCGTAAAGCATATCCTACTCAAAAGCCAGTTGTCTTGCTCGATCGCATCATCCAGGCTTCGTCGAATCCCGGCGACGTAATTCTGGATCCTTTCTGCGGTTGCGGAACCAGCCTCGAGAGCGCTCAAAAGAACGGTCGGCATTGGATCGGCATCGACGTCGCTCACTATGCGATGACGTTGATCGAGGGGCGCCTAAAAGCCAAGTATCTGCTCGGTGGCTCCCGCCGCAATCAACGAAACACGGTCGACCGTCGCGAGAATAGCGATGCGTTTTGA
- a CDS encoding TRAP transporter large permease yields MSAALIFGLLFALMLTGMPISISLGLTVLTFLFTMTEVPIESVGLKLFSGLDNFGIMAIPFFILAGTFLTRGGVARRMIAFTTSVVGHLPGGLGLAGVAACAMFAAISGSSVATVVAIGSIMMPAMVEHGYPRRFGVGVISTSGALGILVPPSIILVLYGVSTNTSIGALFMAGIVPGIMLALMLAAVTWYIAWRRGYPRLPRATIAQQWTAFRESVWGLLLIVIVLGGIYGGIFTPTEAAAVAAVYAFFITVFVYKELKLREVSKVLLQAASMSSMLLYIITNAVLFSFLMTHEQIPQEMAAWIIDKNFGVWTFLLVVNVILLAAGNVMDPSSILLIMAPILFPLATKIGVHPVHLGVLMIVNTEVGLCHPPVGLNLYIASGIAKMGISEITVSVLPWLCAMLVFLALITYIPEISLWLPRLLGMI; encoded by the coding sequence GTTCACGATGACGGAAGTGCCGATCGAAAGCGTCGGCCTGAAACTGTTTTCCGGTCTGGACAATTTCGGCATCATGGCCATCCCGTTTTTTATCCTTGCCGGCACCTTCTTAACCCGCGGCGGCGTCGCGCGCCGCATGATCGCCTTCACCACCTCGGTGGTCGGGCATTTGCCGGGCGGGCTTGGGCTTGCCGGAGTGGCGGCCTGCGCGATGTTCGCCGCGATTTCCGGATCGAGCGTCGCGACCGTCGTCGCAATCGGCTCGATCATGATGCCGGCGATGGTGGAACACGGCTATCCGCGGCGTTTCGGCGTCGGCGTGATCTCGACCTCCGGCGCGCTCGGCATATTGGTGCCGCCGTCGATCATTCTGGTGCTGTATGGCGTCTCCACCAACACCTCGATCGGGGCGCTGTTCATGGCCGGCATCGTGCCGGGGATCATGCTGGCGCTGATGCTGGCGGCGGTGACCTGGTACATCGCCTGGCGCAGGGGCTATCCGCGCTTGCCCAGGGCAACCATTGCCCAGCAATGGACTGCGTTCCGCGAAAGCGTCTGGGGGCTGTTGCTGATCGTCATCGTGCTCGGCGGCATCTATGGCGGGATCTTCACGCCGACCGAAGCCGCCGCGGTCGCCGCGGTCTATGCCTTCTTCATCACCGTGTTCGTCTACAAGGAACTGAAGCTTCGCGAAGTCTCAAAGGTGCTGCTGCAGGCGGCGAGCATGAGTTCGATGCTGCTCTACATCATCACCAACGCGGTGCTGTTCTCGTTTCTGATGACGCATGAGCAGATCCCGCAGGAGATGGCGGCCTGGATCATCGACAAGAATTTTGGCGTCTGGACATTCCTGCTGGTGGTCAACGTCATACTTCTGGCGGCCGGCAATGTGATGGACCCGTCGTCGATCCTTCTGATCATGGCGCCGATCCTGTTTCCGCTAGCGACCAAGATCGGCGTTCATCCGGTGCATCTGGGCGTCCTGATGATCGTCAATACCGAAGTCGGACTGTGCCATCCGCCGGTGGGCCTCAATCTCTATATCGCCAGCGGCATCGCAAAAATGGGCATCAGCGAAATCACGGTGTCGGTGCTGCCCTGGCTGTGCGCGATGCTGGTGTTCCTCGCCCTGATCACCTACATCCCCGAAATTTCGCTGTGGCTGCCGCGGCTGCTCGGCATGATTTGA
- a CDS encoding bifunctional DNA primase/polymerase: MLAFPNPEMRSPATRQSDRANSQSSISSEKSNVPAIDFQAAKSLGEYALDYARRGWHVFPCKPSNKAPYIAGGLNRATTDPDVIAEWWGQWPHAMIGVRMGEESGPKFGRLYGAMSTNHWGRGWRACRGEMTTVGNA, from the coding sequence ATGCTCGCATTTCCTAACCCAGAAATGCGAAGCCCCGCCACTCGGCAAAGTGACAGGGCAAATTCGCAAAGCAGTATCAGCAGCGAAAAGTCTAACGTCCCCGCTATCGATTTTCAAGCCGCGAAGAGTCTTGGCGAGTACGCCCTAGATTACGCGCGCCGCGGTTGGCACGTGTTTCCATGCAAGCCCAGCAACAAGGCGCCATATATCGCGGGCGGCCTCAACCGCGCGACCACGGATCCGGATGTCATTGCCGAATGGTGGGGACAATGGCCACACGCCATGATTGGCGTCCGCATGGGCGAGGAATCAGGCCCCAAGTTTGGACGGCTGTACGGCGCAATGTCCACCAATCATTGGGGCAGGGGCTGGCGCGCCTGCCGTGGCGAGATGACAACCGTCGGTAATGCCTAA
- a CDS encoding Spy/CpxP family protein refolding chaperone, whose product MKRFALAGVTALAIAGSTAVYAQHRPWFNEHMEHSRMNPADRAAFADARIAAVHAGLKLNADQEKLWPPVETAVRDFAKLRIDRANARMNEPQDAQSEDPVARLRERADNMAASATALKKIADAADPLYKTLDEGQKRRLAILTHMGRFGGEGWRHHRFERGMDRDHDDGDRGGAERL is encoded by the coding sequence ATGAAGAGGTTTGCACTTGCCGGCGTCACGGCACTCGCCATCGCCGGTTCGACCGCGGTCTATGCCCAGCACCGTCCGTGGTTCAATGAGCACATGGAGCACTCGCGGATGAATCCCGCAGACCGCGCCGCCTTTGCTGACGCGCGGATCGCTGCGGTGCACGCCGGTCTGAAGCTCAACGCGGACCAGGAAAAGCTGTGGCCGCCGGTCGAGACCGCGGTGCGGGATTTTGCCAAACTGCGGATCGACCGCGCCAATGCGCGGATGAATGAACCGCAGGATGCGCAATCCGAGGATCCGGTCGCCCGCCTGCGCGAACGTGCCGACAACATGGCGGCTTCGGCTACGGCTCTGAAGAAGATCGCGGATGCGGCTGACCCGCTCTACAAAACCCTTGACGAGGGCCAGAAGCGTCGTCTCGCCATCCTGACCCATATGGGCCGTTTTGGCGGCGAGGGCTGGCGGCACCATCGGTTCGAGCGGGGCATGGATCGGGATCACGACGACGGCGACCGGGGTGGCGCGGAGCGGCTCTGA